The Actinomycetota bacterium genome has a window encoding:
- a CDS encoding rhodanese-like domain-containing protein — MSSVAKYAVWAVLGVVVIVFGLLLFRPVEGVENVDAARTAELAAAGVRVIDVRTSTEFEAGHIAGSENVPVNELASVAEGWNRGEPLLIYCAIGDRSASAVQWLSEQGFETVYHFNAGLVAWVGPLERGPAVESPAIEPTGVAVMYEFFTDW; from the coding sequence ATGAGTTCTGTAGCGAAATATGCTGTATGGGCGGTGCTCGGGGTTGTCGTCATCGTCTTTGGCTTACTCTTGTTTCGACCGGTAGAAGGCGTGGAGAATGTTGACGCTGCGCGAACAGCCGAGTTGGCGGCGGCAGGCGTGCGCGTCATTGACGTGCGTACCTCCACGGAGTTTGAAGCAGGCCACATAGCCGGATCCGAAAATGTTCCCGTCAACGAACTGGCATCAGTGGCGGAAGGGTGGAATCGCGGGGAGCCCCTGCTGATTTATTGTGCTATTGGAGATCGGTCCGCTTCGGCGGTTCAGTGGCTAAGTGAGCAGGGATTTGAGACCGTCTACCACTTCAATGCGGGCCTTGTCGCCTGGGTCGGACCACTTGAGCGAGGTCCTGCGGTCGAATCGCCTGCTATTGAACCCACTGGAGTCGCGGTGATGTATGAGTTCTTCACCGACTGGTGA
- a CDS encoding thioredoxin family protein, with amino-acid sequence MVDRLEREYEGKVRFERINADTHESARALMAQFGVTAFPSFVFVGSDGSVKGRLVGAVPEEQLREQLDALR; translated from the coding sequence GTGGTCGACAGGCTAGAGAGAGAGTATGAAGGCAAGGTAAGGTTCGAGCGAATTAACGCGGACACCCACGAGAGCGCGCGAGCTTTGATGGCGCAATTTGGCGTGACTGCTTTTCCCAGCTTCGTTTTTGTTGGTAGCGATGGTTCGGTGAAGGGCAGATTGGTGGGCGCGGTGCCCGAGGAGCAATTGCGCGAACAGCTTGATGCGCTGAGGTAG
- a CDS encoding radical SAM protein — protein MSEGLPARSSSGLNHGPMESLRVLGWKLREAMRSAWNRYDRTPLYCKALAGESDYNICVNSDMTVSCNCQDFDGTGRIGDLRSQTLGEIFSGETVRVFQKSLASREFPTSVCATCPELAPIPAGDLARGPVLGRVPSRGIMVENTALCNLKCGLCRRKELLALRRQPSLSLEDIEQVSRMLAEYGIKQVSYFNLGEPFLSADILAEVRLLRRHNPGIRIITSTNGLLLDNEEKIEAALLMDHVYFSIDGVSQDTLARYQVGGDFDRQYRNMKTLVEQRSARTAQALTTHLTLIEWKYVFFSWNDHLDHMKQALQLAHGSGVDRLTFHPGSVTEKADLSKRSLADPFFQSAGARLLDGGMSIDLTAYSSADVQLESL, from the coding sequence TTGTCTGAAGGACTCCCTGCTCGGTCCAGCTCCGGATTGAATCACGGGCCCATGGAGTCGCTTCGCGTGCTCGGATGGAAACTTCGAGAAGCGATGCGTAGCGCCTGGAATAGGTACGACCGCACCCCGCTTTACTGCAAGGCACTTGCGGGTGAGTCTGATTACAACATATGCGTGAACTCAGACATGACCGTATCGTGCAACTGCCAGGACTTCGATGGAACGGGTCGCATAGGCGATCTCCGATCTCAGACCCTCGGGGAGATATTCTCTGGAGAGACGGTTCGGGTTTTTCAGAAGTCTCTGGCATCACGAGAATTTCCCACGAGCGTATGCGCCACGTGTCCTGAACTCGCCCCAATCCCTGCGGGCGACCTTGCAAGAGGACCCGTGCTTGGTCGAGTTCCAAGTAGAGGCATCATGGTTGAGAACACTGCGCTGTGTAACCTCAAGTGTGGCCTTTGTCGACGAAAGGAACTACTTGCCCTTCGTCGCCAGCCTTCGCTAAGCCTCGAAGACATAGAACAAGTGTCCAGGATGCTGGCCGAATATGGCATCAAGCAGGTCTCATACTTCAATCTGGGTGAACCATTCCTCTCGGCAGATATTCTTGCCGAGGTTCGGCTCCTGCGTCGGCATAATCCAGGTATTCGCATCATTACTTCGACAAATGGGCTCTTGTTAGACAACGAGGAGAAGATCGAGGCCGCCCTTCTCATGGACCACGTCTATTTCTCCATCGACGGAGTCTCGCAAGATACCCTCGCACGCTATCAGGTAGGCGGCGACTTTGACAGGCAGTATCGCAACATGAAGACACTGGTCGAACAGAGAAGCGCTCGCACTGCCCAGGCCCTCACGACACACTTGACGCTCATCGAGTGGAAATACGTGTTCTTTAGCTGGAATGACCATCTTGACCACATGAAACAAGCGCTGCAACTGGCTCACGGATCCGGAGTAGACAGGCTTACCTTTCATCCGGGTTCGGTTACAGAAAAGGCCGACTTATCCAAGCGATCCCTGGCTGACCCGTTCTTTCAGTCGGCGGGCGCCCGACTTTTAGATGGCGGTATGAGCATCGATCTCACCGCCTACTCGTCAGCTGACGTTCAACTAGAGAGTTTGTAG
- a CDS encoding TetR/AcrR family transcriptional regulator: protein MPSPRFSRLPAERRSKILAVAREHLARDGIEAASYNRIIANAEISKTTAYMYFDGKRDLVAEVMRDVYARLGDVMGPWRAAGAPDLFWEQLAATSAALRHHLLAHPDDLALLAQLEVAGVSELDAWFGQMLDDGIALGVIRTDVDRPLLLAATVALFRAIDEWELAALSRGESIDPAPAWRLLRGLWASPSSSRAGAAPGSGAESPSP, encoded by the coding sequence ATGCCTTCACCACGATTCAGTCGGCTCCCTGCGGAGCGACGCTCGAAGATACTTGCCGTGGCCCGGGAGCACCTCGCCCGGGACGGGATCGAGGCAGCCTCGTACAATCGGATCATCGCGAACGCGGAGATCTCCAAGACGACCGCGTACATGTACTTCGACGGCAAGCGGGATCTCGTTGCCGAGGTCATGCGCGATGTGTACGCGCGCTTGGGCGACGTCATGGGCCCGTGGCGCGCTGCTGGGGCGCCGGATCTGTTCTGGGAGCAGCTCGCGGCGACGAGCGCTGCGCTGCGCCACCATCTTCTCGCCCACCCCGACGACCTCGCACTTCTGGCCCAGCTGGAGGTTGCGGGGGTGTCCGAGCTGGACGCCTGGTTCGGGCAGATGCTCGACGACGGGATCGCCCTAGGCGTGATCCGCACGGACGTCGATCGGCCGTTGCTGCTCGCCGCTACCGTCGCCCTCTTCCGCGCGATTGATGAATGGGAGTTGGCCGCACTCTCGCGCGGGGAGAGCATCGACCCCGCCCCGGCCTGGCGCCTGCTTCGCGGGCTTTGGGCGAGTCCTTCTTCGTCGCGGGCCGGCGCCGCGCCGGGCTCAGGCGCAGAGTCGCCCTCGCCATGA
- a CDS encoding GNAT family N-acetyltransferase, which produces MRAMSDALPEPELRDLTRRDRRAFVETMGTAFADDPLFVMLFGPAAREMGEARTSSCRRRAAFVAYLFDMNRLMGGTPRGLFAEGRLVGAALLEPPPRGAAANGLRMLAAALRFAPLLPRLGATRSALLNRYFRGTRAAVPRAPHHYLLMIGVRPGAQGRGWGKRLMQDAISRSDRVSRSAGIALDTENADNVRLYELWGFERRARFEVGGVVVHSMFRPRQAELAFASTRRAGSWLIL; this is translated from the coding sequence ATGCGCGCGATGAGCGATGCGCTTCCGGAACCCGAGCTCCGCGATCTGACGCGGCGGGATCGGCGCGCCTTCGTGGAGACGATGGGCACTGCGTTCGCCGACGACCCGCTCTTCGTGATGCTCTTCGGCCCTGCGGCGCGGGAGATGGGCGAGGCGAGGACATCGTCATGCCGCCGGAGGGCTGCCTTCGTCGCGTACCTCTTCGACATGAACCGCCTGATGGGTGGCACGCCGCGCGGGCTCTTCGCCGAGGGCCGGCTGGTGGGCGCTGCGCTGCTTGAGCCGCCGCCGAGGGGCGCGGCCGCGAACGGGCTGCGCATGCTGGCCGCGGCGCTTCGGTTCGCACCCCTCCTACCGCGTCTCGGCGCCACCCGGTCGGCCCTGCTGAACCGCTACTTCCGCGGTACGCGCGCGGCTGTCCCCAGGGCACCACACCATTACCTTCTGATGATCGGCGTGAGGCCCGGCGCTCAGGGCCGCGGCTGGGGGAAGCGACTCATGCAGGACGCAATCTCGCGCTCTGATCGCGTATCTCGCTCTGCCGGGATCGCGCTCGACACCGAGAACGCGGACAACGTCAGACTGTACGAGCTCTGGGGGTTCGAGCGACGGGCGCGCTTCGAGGTGGGCGGCGTGGTGGTGCACTCGATGTTCCGCCCTCGGCAGGCTGAGCTCGCGTTCGCCTCAACTCGACGCGCAGGAAGTTGGCTTATACTGTAA
- a CDS encoding VanZ family protein: MRLVEFFVQDMLRYVIVLFPVYVVLRLFYLGIRRKVPAWSHEMLFATCAAYGIALVSQTLLPRSFYGIGDLEMYLETITSGYRSFNLIPMNTVWAYLFTQNDRVSDWGSVAFLNLTANVALFVPLGLLAPLASERLRRFRSVLIFGVKASLAIEVSQFLIGRSADIDDVILNVVGVGIGYGAWALIQRMRGASVRVGVAEANQDSADL, from the coding sequence TTGCGCCTGGTGGAGTTCTTCGTGCAGGACATGCTGCGCTATGTGATCGTGCTGTTCCCCGTCTACGTTGTGCTGCGTCTTTTCTACCTCGGCATCAGAAGAAAGGTGCCCGCCTGGTCTCACGAGATGCTCTTTGCGACGTGCGCCGCGTACGGTATCGCCCTCGTATCACAGACGCTGCTGCCGCGGAGCTTCTACGGCATCGGGGACCTGGAGATGTACCTCGAGACCATCACGAGTGGGTATCGGAGCTTCAATCTCATCCCCATGAACACGGTCTGGGCCTACCTGTTCACTCAGAACGACCGGGTGAGCGATTGGGGCTCGGTGGCGTTCTTGAACCTTACTGCGAACGTGGCGCTGTTCGTGCCCCTCGGCCTGCTCGCCCCGCTGGCGAGCGAACGCTTGCGCCGCTTTCGCAGTGTGCTGATCTTCGGTGTGAAAGCGTCGCTGGCCATCGAGGTGAGCCAGTTTCTCATCGGTCGCAGTGCGGACATCGACGATGTGATCTTGAACGTTGTCGGTGTCGGCATCGGGTATGGAGCCTGGGCTCTCATCCAGCGGATGCGCGGAGCCTCCGTGCGTGTCGGGGTTGCAGAGGCGAACCAGGATTCGGCCGACCTGTAG
- a CDS encoding type II toxin-antitoxin system Phd/YefM family antitoxin translates to MATLRPSTDVRPVTEFRANTSAVIDQMHATKRPVVLTQHGRSTAVLLDVAVYEGMLDEIELLRDLRVAEDQIAAGKVISHSEVIRQIREKHSL, encoded by the coding sequence ATGGCAACACTTCGCCCCTCGACCGACGTGCGCCCGGTGACTGAGTTTCGCGCTAACACTTCGGCGGTCATCGATCAGATGCATGCGACCAAGCGTCCTGTGGTCTTGACGCAGCACGGCCGGAGCACTGCGGTATTGCTCGATGTCGCCGTCTATGAGGGCATGCTCGATGAGATCGAGCTGCTCCGCGATCTGCGAGTCGCTGAAGACCAAATCGCAGCCGGCAAGGTCATTTCTCACTCGGAGGTCATCCGTCAGATACGTGAAAAGCACTCACTGTGA
- a CDS encoding RloB domain-containing protein, with product MSRGSRLPRTATKERIPPATGDVFLVVTEGEVTEPEYLEALRGRLGIDEKRFTVCQAEGTDAVTIVREAKDKKNLRIREARKGGPSTVPYDQVWVVFDTERHDINNKLLPAIDQARALGIQVALSNPSIEYWFLLHFVYTTRPFVCCTAVIRYLKDNGWSGYSKRRGANDYSKILDSTLHAADSASRCRDYHKKPVEKSDPSTSVDKLARAMNESVKKSHRLPSA from the coding sequence GTGAGCCGCGGCTCACGGCTTCCAAGGACTGCCACAAAGGAGCGAATCCCGCCCGCGACTGGTGATGTGTTCTTGGTTGTCACGGAAGGTGAAGTCACAGAGCCCGAGTATCTTGAGGCTCTGCGAGGGCGGCTGGGTATTGATGAGAAGCGATTCACAGTGTGTCAGGCGGAGGGAACAGACGCCGTCACTATCGTTCGGGAAGCGAAGGACAAGAAGAACCTTCGAATCCGGGAGGCGCGAAAGGGCGGCCCATCAACCGTGCCCTACGACCAAGTGTGGGTGGTCTTCGATACCGAGCGTCACGACATCAACAACAAGTTGTTGCCCGCTATCGACCAAGCGAGGGCGCTGGGGATTCAAGTAGCTCTCTCCAACCCAAGCATCGAGTATTGGTTCCTGCTGCATTTTGTCTACACGACGAGACCGTTTGTGTGCTGTACTGCGGTAATTAGGTACTTGAAAGACAACGGGTGGTCCGGCTACAGCAAGCGGCGGGGAGCGAACGACTACAGCAAGATCTTGGATTCAACGCTTCATGCCGCCGATTCCGCGTCGCGTTGTAGGGACTATCACAAAAAACCCGTTGAGAAGTCCGATCCCTCAACCTCCGTTGACAAGCTCGCACGAGCCATGAACGAAAGCGTCAAGAAGAGCCACCGGCTGCCGAGCGCGTAG